A segment of the Cenarchaeum symbiosum A genome:
GGGCATGCAAATATCCCCGCGAATGATGACCGCGGCGGGGGTGGCCGTGGGCCTGTCCATCGGCCTCGCGATAGGATTTTCATATTCGGGAACAGAGGATGCATCCCCCGGGCAGGCCATGATGGCCGCGGGCCCGTCGGGAACAATAGACATAGGCATGGCGCTGCCCGCCTCGGGCGACCTCTCGTCGCGCGGGTACGAAAACGGCCTGGGCTCAAAGCTCGCGGTGGTGGACTTTAACGAATACCTTGAGGAGATAGGGGCCGACTGGAGGTTCAACCTGGTGATCGAGGATACGCAGACCGACCCGATAATAGCGCTTGAAAAGATCCAGTCGCTCAACTCCAAAGGGATAAAGCTCGTGCTCGGAACAGAGACCAGCGCCGAGATCCGCAACGTAAAGAGCTATGTGGATTCAAACGGCATGCTGCTCATATCCCCGTCTAGTGCATCGCCGGCGCTTGCCATAAAGGACAACATATTCCGGCTTGTCCCCGATGATACCCAGCAGGGCAGGGTGATAGCCACGCTGGCGGAATCGCGGGGGATCAGCGTGATCATCCCGGTGTACAGGGGCGACGTCTGGGGCGACGGGCTGTACAAGTCGACTAGGAGCTCGTTTGAGGCGCTGGGCGGCACGTACGACGACGGGATACGCTACTCCCCGGAGAGCACCGTCTTCTCGACAGAGGCGCACCTGCTCAACGAGATGCTCGGGGGATACCTGGAGGACAGGCCCGCCTCCGAGATAGGGATTCTCCTGGTGGGCTTTGAGGAGGCAATACACTTTTTCAACTCGGCAAGCTCGTACGAGGATCTTGCGTCCGTGCAGTGGTTCGGCCCCGCCCCGCTTGCCAACAACGACATACTCTTGGAGGATCCAATCGCGGCCGGGTTCATAGAGGACATCGGGCTCATATCAACCCAGTTTGCGGCCACGGAAAACCCCACGTACGACCACGTCAGGGAGGAGATCACCAAGCAGATTGGCAGGGCCCCCAACACCTATGCGTTCTCTGCGTATGATTCCCTGTGGCTGATCGGCCTGAGCATCCTGCAGGTGCAGTCGGACGACCCCGAGAGGATAAAGGGCGTGCTACACGCGGTGGCCAAGAACTACGGGGGCAGCCTGGGGCCCATATCCCTCAATGAGGCAGGCGACCTGACAGATTCCAACTATGCGCTGTATACCGTCCGCGACGGGGAGTGGATCGTCTACGGGATATACAAGGCCAAGACCGGCGAGATAACCACCTGATATTTCATAATGCATCATGCAGATGCCCTGCGGCGCATGCGCCTGGCTGCCCGGGATGCGGCCCCTGCAGATATGGCGCCTATCGATGGAGCGGCAATGTACAGCCACAGGTCATGCAATACCCCGGAGACTACGGCGGGCCCGAGAGACCGCGCGGGGTTCATCGACGCGCCCGAGATATGCCCAAGTAATAGAACCTCGAGCGCGACAGTCCCGCCTATAGCAACCCCCGCTACAGCGGGCCGCACGCCCGCCGCCAATACCACTGCCACAAGGATGGCGGTGGCCAGCGCCTCTGCGCCAAAGACCGTCATCATAGAGTATTCCCCGGGAACGGTCATGCCGATATCCACGTGGGGCCCCGCCGCGTATCTTACAGCGAGGCTGGCCAGCACGGCGCCGGATACCTGGGCTGCAAGGTATGCGGGCGCCATCCGCGGCGCCATCCGGCCTGCTGCCACAAGGCCCGCCGTAACTGCGGGGTTGAGGTGCGCCCCCGAGCGCCGGGCCAGAAGATAGACCAGCACGGCGAGCGCCGCAAAGTGGGCCGCCGCCACAAATCCTATGCCCAGCTGGTGCCCCGTCCAGGCGTCAAGCACGATAGATCCCGTGGCCGCGGCCACAAGGCCGAACGTGCCGGCAAGCTCGGCCGCAAACGCTGCCGCCGGGCGCGGCACGCGGGCCGCGTTCAGGACGGGAAGATCTCCTTTTTTAGATACTCCTCGAACTCGAGGTCTGTCCGGGACCTGCGCGCATCGAGGAACATCGCCGCATCATTTCCCACTATATACCGGGGGAGCGGCACGTTCTCATCCACGCACTTGGCCACGGTCGCGGCCACATCCCGCGGGTGTGTTCCAAGCTGCGCCATCATCTTTACGCCCTCTATCACCTTTGCAGTAGACTCCGCGTATGGGGAGCCCTCCCGGGGGGCTGCTACCTTCATGGCGTCAAAAAAGTTGGTCTTGATCACGCCGGGCTCTATTATGACCACGCTCACGCCGTGGGGCCCGAGCTCGTACCGCAGGCTCTCGCTGAGGCCCTCGAGCGCAAACTTTGAGCTGATGTACGCAGGGGTCCCGGGAAATCCTATCTTGCCTGCCACCGAGCTTATGTTGACTATGCAGCCGCCCTTCTGGCCCCGCATTACGGGGGCTGCCGCCTGGATCATCCTTATGACGCCAAAAAAGTTGGTCTCAAACTGGGCCCGGAACTCGTCTATGGTGACATCCTCGACGGAGCCGAATATTCCATAGCCTGCGTTATTCACCAGCACGTCGAGCCTGCCGGATTCTTTTACTATCCGGGAGACCGTCTCGGCTGCCCCACCGGGCTCGTCTACATCCAGGCGGGAGACCGAGATTTTTAGGCCCTCCTTGTTTGCCGCCTCGAGGAGCCCCGCGCCCTTGGAGGTGTCCCGCATTGTGGCATGGACAAGATAGCCGGCGCGGGCCAGCGCCAGCGACGTCTCGTATCCTATACCCGATGAGCTGCCCGTGACCAGGGCCACTTTTTCCATGATGTATACCGTGGCGCTTCCTTAATAATTCTAAGTGGCCGCGGGCCGTGAGTGTTTACATCACGCACGGATTTGACGGCCCCGGACCGAAAGATCCGCACAGCATGATCGCATGCAGCCCCCATGGCCTCCGACGATGTATTGTGGGATGAGCTGGACTTGCTGCGTATTGAAGGCTAGATCAACTGCACGCTAGCTGATCATACCAGCAGGCTTTGATGTTTTGGGTCCGGCATCACTTTGATGTGCCGTGATTCATGGCAGATATGCACATGTGCCAGTGCCGTTATTCATAAGGGTTATCAAAGGCCTTTTTGGACAATGGTGGCTATGATGGGAAATGGACAGTGTACTGCAGCTATTAGGTATAATACAAGATCGGATCGTAGGGCGATCCGCGCCCGGTGGGGGGGGGGGGCGCATGATGCGGACAGCCCTGCTGGCGCTTCTGCCGATTATACTGGCCGCGTCGGCGTCGGCCCATGCGCAGACTTCGGGCGTGCTCGAGGATGGCATCCTGAACATCTACTTTGAGGGAATAGTGGATGTAAGCGAGTTTAACGCATCGAGGGTGCACCTGAGGGATGGCAGCACGCTGGGAGGCGGCGTGACACTCTCTGACGGCACCATTATCACCACCGCCGACGGGGCGGTCCTGCGGTTTGACCTGAATGGCACGGGGCTCGCGCCGGTGCTCGAGTACGCGAATCCGAGGCTGCACTTTGATGCAGGGGCACTGGAGTACACAAACGGCACGTCGTTTCCCCCCGCGTTTGAGCGGAACGAGGGCTTTTACGTCGTGGACAGGTATACCACAGGTCCCACTTTGGGCAGTCCAGAAGCCATAGCCTTCTCGCCAGACGGGCTGCGTATGTTTATCGGCGGCAACGACAACGAGATAGAACAGCACTTGCTCAACGCGCCATACAACGTATCGTCCGCCGATGAAAATGTGATAAGATACGGTCTAGACTCAAGGAGCAACCAGAGGATCGGGGGGATTGCATTCTCCCCTGACGGGCTCGAGATGTTTTTGTTAGATGATGCCGAGGTGTGGGGATATGATCTGCAGAGTGCATATGATCTGACAGACGCCGTCTCGAGGGCCGGCCGCGACTTTAATCCCACCGCGTCCCAGCTAACTGGAATTGACTTCTCCGACGATGGTACGCGCATGTTCATTTCAAACAATCAAGGCGACGCCGTGGTCCAGTACGATCTTACCCAGCCGTACAACTACACATCCGCTCCGCTCGGAGGGTCGGGATCCAACGGGGTCGGAGGCCAGAACAGAAACCCGCATGACGTGGCCTTTACCAACAGCGGCTCCACCATGCTTGTTCTGGCCCAGGACCAGAAGGTGTACAGGTACGACATGAACGTGTCCTTTGATGTCACGACGGCCATGTACATAGGCGAGGTGGAGATGTCGCAAGAAGATGCCACCCGTAACAGTCGGGGCCTTACACTCTCCCCCGACGGGCGGCTCATGATAACTGCGAGCACCCAGAGCAGTGGCCAGGTCACCGTGCATGCCCTCAATACCCCGTACGGCAGAACCACCGGGGTCTTTGCAGCGTATGGAGCAGTCCCGATCAAAACCGCCCAAGGGATAGCCTTTGCCGCGGACGGCATGAGTGTGTTCGCCGTTAACGGGGGAGCACAGGAAGTGACCAGGTACGATCTGTCCGCCCCGTTCAACACAGGCAACGCCACCTCCATCAGCACCGTGTCCATATCCGAGGTGGATGCCCCCGGTGGAATAGACTTCTCGGCTACGGGGGAGACAATGTACGTGGTGGGGCGCAGTGGGGTACACCAGTATACGCTGGACTCGCCCTATGGGGCCATATCCGGCACACCCGTACTCAACCCCATCGCAGAGGCCGATATTCCGCGCGGCGTGGACTTTTCTCCGGACGGCACGATCATGCTAGTCGCGCAGTTCAGCGGGGGTGCATCCTCATCCCTCCACAGGTACGACCTTTCCACCCCCTTTGACGTATCTACTGCCGCTCAGACGGATTCCCTGGACATACTGTCCGTCGCGCCAAGGACCCAGGGGCTGGCAGTCTCGCCCGACGGCACAAAGATGCTCTTGGTGGGGAACCCGGGCTATGTCCAAAGGTACGAGATGTCCGAGCCTTACAACCTGTCTAGCGCCGTGATCGTCGACGCGCTCGACGTTGGAGGGCAGCAGAGCGGTACGCCGCGCGACATAGAGTTGTCGGCGGACGGCACGCGGATGTTCATCACTACCGCCGGCACATCCAACAGCGTACACGGGTACGAGCTTACGGGCCCCTACGACATCACACCGCCCACGGAGATCACGGTACCCGTCGGCAGTGGTGCGTTCGACATAGGCATAGACGACGCGATATTCTCCCCCGACGGGACAAGAATGTACGTGATTAACAATGGCAACGTGGAACAGTACTCGTTTGAGCTCCCGTTCTCGCTGATGCCATCCTTTAGCGTCAACAACCCGGCCATATCTGAGACATTTGTTCCCGACTTCGGGACTTACTCCGGCATCGCCATGTCCGACAATGGCACCGAGCTGTATCTGCTGGATGGATTCACGCCCAGTATCCTCAGATACAAGCTGGCCACCCCGTTCGACATATCCGATACCACCCTGCGCGAGGCCTGGGACATTCCTGCAAGCGTAATAACCGCTGTTGGGTTTGGTCTGACCGGCATGGACCTCTCGGAGGACGGAGTCCACATGTACCTGGCCGGGGAGACAGATGTGTACAAGGTGGAGCTGGGCACGCCGTTCTCGCTGAGCCCCGCCCCGACCAGTGCCGAGACACTCAGCCTCAGGTCCGGGGACGATTTCATCCGCGGCGTGGCCGTAACGGGCGACGGCAGAAGGCTGATCACCATAGACGCCGGTGATGATTTTCCCACACCTGACAGCAGAGTCCGCACCAACACGTACGACATGAGCACGCCGCACGACCTGACCACCGCGGCGTTTCAATCAGGTGAAGAGACGGTTCTTGATACAAACGAGGGGACGGGGATCACGTTTGCCGCCGACAGCCGGCGGCTCTTTTTCACCGGCGGGGATAACGGGATGGTGCGCCAGCTCTTTGAGCCGCAGACCTATTACGTCGAGATAGTCCCGGGCGCGAGCGAGCCCCTCGCGCTGAGCGCCGAAGGTACGGACAGTGCGGACTTTACCGACAGAACGGTCGTCGTTGCAATGCGGACAGGATCCGCAGCAGATGCGCCGGTGGTTGATGAAAGGGCATCGGCTGAGAGGACGGTCGTAGGTGAGACGTTGATGAGCGCCGCAGCTGACGCGCCGCCCGTCGCCGAGGCTGCGGCCATCTCTGCAACGCTGAAAAGGTCGGCAACAGATGAGCCCATGGTTGACGAAAGGGTGTCGGCTGACAGTACAACCGGCCCGGAAGAGGTGATGCGCACCGCAGCTGATGCCCTATCGATAGCTGACAGGGTGGCAGTATCTGCAATGGCGGCAAGGCCGGCATCGGATGCACCTACGGTTGCCGAGCGGGCATCAGCCGTCAGGACATCCGTAGGCGTGGTGTTGATGCGGGCAGCAGCCGATGCCCCGCCTATAGCCGAGGGATCTGCCATCTCTGCAACGTTTGCAAGGCCGGCGTCAGATGCCCCGCTGGTTACAGAGCTGGTATCAGCCGACAGGACAATCGATTCAGGGGAGGTGGCGAGCTCCGCAGCCGATGCCCTATCGATAGCTGACGGGGTTGCAGTATCTGCAATGGCGGCAAGGCCGGCATCGGATGCACCAACGGTTGCCGAGATGGTATCAGCCGACAGGACAATCGATTCGGGGGAGGTGGCGAGCTCCGCAGCTGATGCCCTATCGATAGCTGACGGGGTTGCAGTATCTGCAATGGCGGCAAGACCAGCATCAGATGCACCTACGATTGCCGAGATGGTATCAGCCGACAGGACAGTTGATTCGGGGACTGTGATGAGAGCAGCAGCCGATGCCCTATCGATAGCTGACGGGGTTGCAGTATCTGCAATGGCGGCAAGACCAGCATCAGATGCACCTACGATTGCCGAGATGGTATCAGCCGACAGGACAATCGATTCGGGGGAGGTGGCGAGCTCCGCAGCTGATGCCCTATCGATAGCTGACAGTGTGGCAGTATCTGCAATGTCGGCAAGGCCGGCATCAGATGCTCTACCCATCACCGAGGGTACGGCCATCTATACAACATTTCCAAGGCCGGCATCAGATGCCCCGCTTGTCGCCGAGCGGGCATCAGCCGACAGGACAATCGATTCGGGGACCGTGATGAGAGCAGCAGCCGATGCCCTATCGATAGCTGACAGTGTGGCAGTATCCGCAATGGCGGCAAGGCCAGCAACTGATGCACCTACGGTTGCAGAACGGGCATCAGCCGACAGGACAATCGATTCGGGGACCGTGATGAGAGCAGCAGCCGATGCCCTATCGATAGCTGACAGTGTGGCAGTATCCGCAATGGCGGCAAGGCCAGCAACTGATGCACCTGCGGTTGCCGAGCGGGCATCAGCCGACAGGACAATCGATTCAGGAACGGTAATGCGGGCAGCAGCTGATGCCCCATCCCCCTCTGATAGTACGGACATCATCCTGTCTGCCGTACGGGCGGCCGCGGACGCACCTGCCGTATCCGAGAGTAATAATGTGGACCTGTCGGGTGAGATAAGGGACTCCGATGCCCCCGAGCATGAAGAGAGGGTATCCCTCGGAACCGGCCTGGACGCGGCAGATGCGCCCCTCGTATCTGAAAGAATCGACGGCATGAGAATGGGCATGATACAGGCGGCAGACGCGCCCATGGCCTCCGACGGCGTGGAAGTCATGCAAGACGGCATTATACAAAAGACCGTTGCGCCCTCGTTCACCGAGACGGTGGTCCGCTCCGTCTCACTCGGGACGGGGGACGCCCCTGCCGTCTCTGAGAGGGAGACTAGCATGGGCATGATCCTTCTTGGTGCATCGGATGCCCCGGGCATAACGGACTCGGCGCACACTACTCCTACGGTAAGGTCGGTCTCGGCCAACTCCACTGCTGAAAAAGAGAACGGGACGGTCGCGATAACCATCACGTTTAGCGAGCCCGTAAACGTGACGTCCGCCCCGCAGCTCCTCCTAGAGGTGGGGGCGGACAACGTGACTGCGGAATATGCGTCGGGCTCGGGCACCACCGAACTTGTCTTCAACTATACGGTGCTAGATGGCCACAACTCGCCCGACCTGTCCTATGTGGGCACAGACGCACTGGTACTTGGCAGCGGCAGCATAACGGCGGTCGATGACGGAACGCCCGCCGACCTCACACTGCCGCAGCCCGGCTCGAACTTGTCATTGTCTGGCAGCTCGGACGTTGTAATAGATACCGAGATTCCCTCGATAGCATACATCCTGGCCACGGGGAATTACACCCTTGTGGCCACAATCAGCGAGCGGCTCGACGATATCCCCGTGAATACACAGGTGAGAAACGAGTCACATACCGGCTATCCCATGGTGGATATAGTGGCCGGCAACAACCTGCTCATAACCACAAACCACACGCTCTTTGCACAGAACATCACGGTCCAGTTTACAAACGTGATGGACCCCGCGGGGAATAC
Coding sequences within it:
- a CDS encoding short-chain alcohol dehydrogenase (COG1028) yields the protein MEKVALVTGSSSGIGYETSLALARAGYLVHATMRDTSKGAGLLEAANKEGLKISVSRLDVDEPGGAAETVSRIVKESGRLDVLVNNAGYGIFGSVEDVTIDEFRAQFETNFFGVIRMIQAAAPVMRGQKGGCIVNISSVAGKIGFPGTPAYISSKFALEGLSESLRYELGPHGVSVVIIEPGVIKTNFFDAMKVAAPREGSPYAESTAKVIEGVKMMAQLGTHPRDVAATVAKCVDENVPLPRYIVGNDAAMFLDARRSRTDLEFEEYLKKEIFPS
- a CDS encoding permease (COG0580), with the protein product MPRPAAAFAAELAGTFGLVAAATGSIVLDAWTGHQLGIGFVAAAHFAALAVLVYLLARRSGAHLNPAVTAGLVAAGRMAPRMAPAYLAAQVSGAVLASLAVRYAAGPHVDIGMTVPGEYSMMTVFGAEALATAILVAVVLAAGVRPAVAGVAIGGTVALEVLLLGHISGASMNPARSLGPAVVSGVLHDLWLYIAAPSIGAISAGAASRAARRMRRRASA
- a CDS encoding ABC-type branched-chain amino acid transport system, periplasmic component (COG0683), encoding MTAAGVAVGLSIGLAIGFSYSGTEDASPGQAMMAAGPSGTIDIGMALPASGDLSSRGYENGLGSKLAVVDFNEYLEEIGADWRFNLVIEDTQTDPIIALEKIQSLNSKGIKLVLGTETSAEIRNVKSYVDSNGMLLISPSSASPALAIKDNIFRLVPDDTQQGRVIATLAESRGISVIIPVYRGDVWGDGLYKSTRSSFEALGGTYDDGIRYSPESTVFSTEAHLLNEMLGGYLEDRPASEIGILLVGFEEAIHFFNSASSYEDLASVQWFGPAPLANNDILLEDPIAAGFIEDIGLISTQFAATENPTYDHVREEITKQIGRAPNTYAFSAYDSLWLIGLSILQVQSDDPERIKGVLHAVAKNYGGSLGPISLNEAGDLTDSNYALYTVRDGEWIVYGIYKAKTGEITT
- a CDS encoding hypothetical protein (WD-40 repeat protein~COG3391); amino-acid sequence: MDSVLQLLGIIQDRIVGRSAPGGGGGRMMRTALLALLPIILAASASAHAQTSGVLEDGILNIYFEGIVDVSEFNASRVHLRDGSTLGGGVTLSDGTIITTADGAVLRFDLNGTGLAPVLEYANPRLHFDAGALEYTNGTSFPPAFERNEGFYVVDRYTTGPTLGSPEAIAFSPDGLRMFIGGNDNEIEQHLLNAPYNVSSADENVIRYGLDSRSNQRIGGIAFSPDGLEMFLLDDAEVWGYDLQSAYDLTDAVSRAGRDFNPTASQLTGIDFSDDGTRMFISNNQGDAVVQYDLTQPYNYTSAPLGGSGSNGVGGQNRNPHDVAFTNSGSTMLVLAQDQKVYRYDMNVSFDVTTAMYIGEVEMSQEDATRNSRGLTLSPDGRLMITASTQSSGQVTVHALNTPYGRTTGVFAAYGAVPIKTAQGIAFAADGMSVFAVNGGAQEVTRYDLSAPFNTGNATSISTVSISEVDAPGGIDFSATGETMYVVGRSGVHQYTLDSPYGAISGTPVLNPIAEADIPRGVDFSPDGTIMLVAQFSGGASSSLHRYDLSTPFDVSTAAQTDSLDILSVAPRTQGLAVSPDGTKMLLVGNPGYVQRYEMSEPYNLSSAVIVDALDVGGQQSGTPRDIELSADGTRMFITTAGTSNSVHGYELTGPYDITPPTEITVPVGSGAFDIGIDDAIFSPDGTRMYVINNGNVEQYSFELPFSLMPSFSVNNPAISETFVPDFGTYSGIAMSDNGTELYLLDGFTPSILRYKLATPFDISDTTLREAWDIPASVITAVGFGLTGMDLSEDGVHMYLAGETDVYKVELGTPFSLSPAPTSAETLSLRSGDDFIRGVAVTGDGRRLITIDAGDDFPTPDSRVRTNTYDMSTPHDLTTAAFQSGEETVLDTNEGTGITFAADSRRLFFTGGDNGMVRQLFEPQTYYVEIVPGASEPLALSAEGTDSADFTDRTVVVAMRTGSAADAPVVDERASAERTVVGETLMSAAADAPPVAEAAAISATLKRSATDEPMVDERVSADSTTGPEEVMRTAADALSIADRVAVSAMAARPASDAPTVAERASAVRTSVGVVLMRAAADAPPIAEGSAISATFARPASDAPLVTELVSADRTIDSGEVASSAADALSIADGVAVSAMAARPASDAPTVAEMVSADRTIDSGEVASSAADALSIADGVAVSAMAARPASDAPTIAEMVSADRTVDSGTVMRAAADALSIADGVAVSAMAARPASDAPTIAEMVSADRTIDSGEVASSAADALSIADSVAVSAMSARPASDALPITEGTAIYTTFPRPASDAPLVAERASADRTIDSGTVMRAAADALSIADSVAVSAMAARPATDAPTVAERASADRTIDSGTVMRAAADALSIADSVAVSAMAARPATDAPAVAERASADRTIDSGTVMRAAADAPSPSDSTDIILSAVRAAADAPAVSESNNVDLSGEIRDSDAPEHEERVSLGTGLDAADAPLVSERIDGMRMGMIQAADAPMASDGVEVMQDGIIQKTVAPSFTETVVRSVSLGTGDAPAVSERETSMGMILLGASDAPGITDSAHTTPTVRSVSANSTAEKENGTVAITITFSEPVNVTSAPQLLLEVGADNVTAEYASGSGTTELVFNYTVLDGHNSPDLSYVGTDALVLGSGSITAVDDGTPADLTLPQPGSNLSLSGSSDVVIDTEIPSIAYILATGNYTLVATISERLDDIPVNTQVRNESHTGYPMVDIVAGNNLLITTNHTLFAQNITVQFTNVMDPAGNTLATYEYNLTGSDTALIDNEELVMDDDRNLLVIHDGLPDEVRVADQTVNEPLILNLEQVKSPDNANATLPSDITVTRGNATIVLPINLTLSGFNGTQQIIIQNSTRTPEVDGTPRETSVDVGLPDVDLLLGMPVEIGLDGKPGDLGYRINSTDMTTEINRCDGNSPARADVHRANGGACLVNTGDDFTILTYGLSTFGLFIPTPEPVSPPTPAPLPRRGGGGGGGGGSILSGPSVESSASLGFASGGQDALESPSGILLSPAGTLVITPEIESAGFTTRVFGMEVILYGAGGQEGARVKYSAVPVLLNSEQCSGASHSSDRVFACDGSSVISEEQAGYLLDASDQLSLEIPLEGEFEGTMSVMLQDSRGILLLSHDRAVYRLSTGQSEAAPEEPRADAGPGDGPGSMQEPLQEAAEPDRTEEPMDPEPPEPGVEEPRAAPAGPDAEEPRAAPAGPDEEPRTASPGPGTEPAGLLDTIVGWFRSLFGG